The Acidimicrobiales bacterium genome segment GACCGGCAGCTGGGGCAGGTCGGGGTTGCACTTCAGCGCGGCGGCCGCCCGCCACTCGGGCCGCTCGGCCAGGCGCCCGGCCGCCCGCTCGGCGCCGGTGAAGTTCGGGATGCGGCCTCGCGCGCCGGGGAACCGGGCGGCGCCGGCACCGGTCAGCGCGTCCCACACCCGCTCCCTGACCTGCTGCTTGGCGTCCACGGCCCCGTGCTACCTGATCGTCATGGAACCGACCAGCCGGGTCCACCGTCGGAGTGATCGGATCTGTGAGGCTTCAAGCGCGGGCGACCCGGCCGATGGGAGCGGGCCCGACCGTGGAGGGAGGGGCGATGGACACGTGGAGCCCGACGAGTGCAGCACCGACGGAGGTGGCGTCGTTCGCCGCCCGGCTCGGCCGGCTGACCGGTGACCAGATCGAGGCCCTCGCCGGCGTCGTGCGGGCCGAGCTCGGCTCGGCCGACGGGGAGGTGCAGTGGTGGCGGGCCACCCTCGGGGTCGAGCGCTCGCTGCGCTGCGCCCGGCGCGGCCGGCTGGCCGGCGCCGCCGGGCACGAGGCGTCCGCCGCCGTCCTGCGGGCCGCCGACGCCGCCGGCATCCGCTCGACCCGCCGCGACGACGTGACCCTCGTGGCCAGGGCGGCGTCCGACGTCGCCAGGGCCATGGTCGCCGGCGGCGAGCAGGTGCCCTGCCGGGTGGCCGCCGTGCCGGCGTGGGCCGCCGTCCTCGCCACCGCCGACGCCGCCGCCGTCGTCGTCGTCGCCTGACCGGGCGCAGCCGCCGCCGCCGGGCCGAGGCGTCGGCCGGCCAAAACGCGAGAAGCCCCGAGTAGCCTCCCGGCCGAAACCGGTCCGCTCCTCGGGGCGTCCCCGCGGTCCGGCCCCGTCAGGCGCCGGACCGGCCCGAAGGCCGCCCGGCCCCCGTGGCTCCGCCACCCGAAGGTGCGACGCCCGGGACCGTCCCTCCGCCAGACGCTCCCGAACCAGCGACCCCGGCGCCCCGTTCGGCCGAAGCCTCCCGGTGCCTCCGGTGCCGCCGGGCTCGTTCCTGCCTGGCGTGCCGTCACGATGCACCAGCCATCGCCGCAGGTCAAGCGATAGTTTTCAACTCACAGGGTTATCCCGAGACTTTTTTCGAAGTCCCCAGGACGGGCCCTGTTGCCCACAGCGCCGTCCACACCTCAGGCGTCGCGATGGACGGTCTCGGGGGCGAACGCGGGGAGGCAGACGGCGACGTAGTGGGCGCCGCCCGGCCGGGGGCTGGCGTACCGCACCCACTCGCCGGCCGGCACGTGGACGGCCTGGCCCTCGCCGACCTCGAGCACCTCGCCCCCCTCGGAGCGCACCTCCAGCAGGCCGGCCAGGACGACCGTGTACTCGTCGAACTCGGGCCGCTGGCCGGGCTCCTCCCAGCCCTCGGGGCTGCGCATGACGGCGACGCTGACCGCCTCGGTGCCGGTGTTGACCCGGCCGACGAACTCGTCGATCAGCTTGGGCGGCGTGCCCGCCGCCTCGACCCGGCTGGCGGAGGGGATGAGTCGGGGCATGGGGCGTGTCTAGTACCCGGCCGCCGCCCCGGTGAGCGCCCGCGGGTCGGCCGCCCCGCCCCACACGCCGCCCCGCCCGGCCTCGATGAGGTGGGCGTGGCCGAAGCCGTGGTCGAGGCCGTCGGCCACCGCCACCCGGTGGCCCCTCGCGGCCAGCCCGTCGGCCCAGGCCGGCGGGGCGTCGTGCTCGAGGCGGAGGCCGATGCCGGCCGGGTCCTCCCACGTGTCGAAGCCCCGGGTGCCCGAACCGGAGAGCGCCCAGCGGGGCGCCGAGATGACCGTCCCCGGCGAGTGCCCGGCGGCGAGCCACCGGGCGAGGAGCTGGAGGACGATCTGGGGCTGGGTGTCGCCGCCCATGGTGCCGACGACCCCCCGCAGGCGCCCGTCGCCGGTGGTGACCAGCGCGGGGGACAGGGTGTGGGGCGGCCGCCGGCCCGGCCCGTACTCGGCCGGGTGACCGGGCTCGAGCGAGAAGCCGATGCCCCGGTTCTGGAGGAAGATCCCCGTCCTCGGCTCCACCACGTGGGCGCCGAACCCCGCCGCGTTCGACTGGATGAGCGAGACGGCCATCCCGGCGCCGTCGGCGGTGCAGAGGTAGATCGTCCCGCCACCGGCGGCGGGCGCGGCGAGGGCGCGGGCCCGGTCGGGGTCGACCGCCGCCCGCCGGGGGGCCAGGCGCGCGGGGGCGACGAGGGCCTCGCCGTCGGCGTGCTCGTGCAGCACGGCGGTGCGGTCGTGCCCCGCCTGCTTGGCCGCCTCGGCCAGCAGGTGGGCCCACGCCGGGTCGTCGGGGTCGTCGGGCAGCGGGAGGCCGTCGGCGATCCAGGCGCCGGCCAGGGTGAGGTAGCCCTGCGAGTTGGGCGGCACGGTCCACAGGCGGTGGCCGAAGGCGTCGGCGCCGAGCGGCGCCACCCAGTCGGCCTGCACCCGGCGCAGGTCGTCCTCGCTGAACTCGCCGCCGCCCACCTCGACCAGGCCCTCGCCGAAGTCGCCCAGGTAGAACCCGTCCCGCCCGTTCCGCACGACGGCGAGCAGCGCCTCGGCCACCCCGGCCCGGCGCACGAGGTCGCCGGGCCGCACGTCCACCGGGAGCCGGTTGCCGCGCAGGCCGGCGACGGAGGGGACGGCCTTCGCCAGCAGGGGCGAGGCCGGGAACCCGTGGGCGGCGTAGGCGACGGCGTCGGCGAGCACGTCGGCGAGGGGGAGGCGGCCGAACCGCTCGTGCAGGGCCAGCCACCCGTCCACGCAGCCGGGCACCGGCGTGGCCCGCACGTCGCCCCGGAACGGCATCTCGGCGTGGCCCTCGGCCCTGAGGCGGTCCGGGTCGGCTCCCGAGCCGGCCCGGCCGGAGGCGTTGAGCACCGAGGGCGGCCCCGGCTCGGCGGGGTCGTGGACCAGCGCCAGCAGGTCGCCGCCCATCCCGCACAGGTGCTGGGTGGTGACGGCGAGCACGGCGCTCGTGGCGACGGCCGCGTCGGCGGCCGACCCGCCGGCCCGCAGCACCCGCACGCCGGACGCGGACGCGAGGTGGTCGACCGAGCACACCATCCCGCCGGTGGCGTGGCGCGTCGCCGTCGGCTCAGCCATCGACGAGCGACCCGGACTCGCGCCAGGCGGCCTCCACCCGGTCGAGGCGCCGGGTGGCGCTCACCCGCAGGCGGGCGGCCACCGCCGCCACCAGGGCGTTGGCCAGGGCGAGGATGCCGACGTGGCTGTCGAAGGGCCCGGCGCTCGCCGCGGCGGCGACGAAGGTCGGCCCGCCGAGGTCGGCGAGGGGGGAGAGGCTGCTGTCGGTCACCGCCACGATCCCTACCCCGCGGTCGGCCGCCCGCCTCGCCGTGGCCAGCACCCAGCGCTCGTAGCGGCGCAGGTCGACGGCGAGGACCGTGTCGCCCTGGTCGAAGTCGGCGAGGAGCCGGTCCACCCGCACCTCCGAGCCCGACAGCAGGGTGACGCCGGGGCGGACGAGGCCGAGGTCGGCCGCCACCTGGGCGGCGATCCCGTGGGACGCCTCGGCGGCCAGCACCCCGACCCGGTGGCGGCGGTCGGCCAGCCGGGCGACGGCGGCGGCGAAGGAGCGGCGGTCGACGGCCTCGAGCGTGCGGTGGACGTTCTCCAGCTCGACGTCGAGGCTGCGGCCGAGCACGTCGCTCGGCGGGCGCTGGCGGATCCGCTCGGCCGCCGGCCGCAGCTGGCGGGCCAGCTCCTCCTGGATGCCGGCCTGGAGCCCGACGAAGCCGTCGAGGCCGAGCTTCCCGGCGAAGCGGACGACGGTGGCCGGCGACGTGCCGGCCCGCTCGGCCAGCCCGGCGACCGTGCCGAAGGCGACGACCTGGGGGTCGTCGAGCACGACGGACGCGACGCGCCGCTCCGCCGGGGTGAGGCGCTCCCGGCGCTCGGCGATCCTCGTGGCCACGTCGGCCGGCGCCCTTCCCTCCATCGGCGGGCACGAACGTTACTATCAGGCGTCTGCTGAAACGGAGGTTCCAGCGATGACGTCGACCTTCGACTCGGTCAACCCGGCCCGACCCGCCGACGTGGTGGGCACCTACCCGAACATGGGCGCCGACGAGGTGGACGCGGCCGTCGCCGCCGCGGCCGCCGCCCAGAAGGAGTGGGCCCGCGTCCCCGTCCCGGCCAGGGGCGAGATCATCGCCAGGGCAGGCGACGTGCTCGAGCGGCGCAAGGCCGAGCTCAGCCGCCTGGTCGCCACCGAGGCCGGCAAGATCCTGGTGGAGGCGGGCGGCGACGTGCAGGAGGCCATCGACATGGCCCGCTTCGTCGCCGGCCAGGGCCGCGCCGCCTGGGGCGAGACGGTGCCGTCCGAGCTCGGCAGCAAGCTGTGCTGGACGACCCGCCAGCCGGTCGGCGTCGTCGGGATGATCACCCCCTGGAACTTCCCGGTGGCCATCCCGTCCTGGAAGATCTTCCCCGCCCTCCTCGCCGGCAACGGCGTGGTCATCAAGCCCTCCGAGCACACGCCGAAGTGCGCGGTCGAGTTCGTCGCCGCCTGCGTGGAGGCCGGCGTGCCCGAGGACCTCGTGCAGGTCGTCCACGGCTTCGCCGAGCCGGCCCAGGCCCTCACCGTCCACCCCGGCGTGCGGGCGCTGAGCTTCACCGGCTCGGTGCCGACCGGCCGCAAGGTGGCGACGGCGGCCATGCAGAACGGCCCCCGCCTCCTCTCCCTCGAGCTCGGCGGCAAGAACGCCATGGTCGTCATGCCCGACGCCGACCTCGACCTCGCCGTCGACGGCGCCCTGTTCGGCGCGTTCGGCACGGCCGGCCAGCGCTGCACGTCCACGTCCCGGCTGATCGTCCACGCGGACGTGGCCGACCAGCTGGTCACCGCCATCGTCAAGCGGGCCACCGAGCTGCGCATCGGCGACCCGGTCGACCCGTCCACCGACGTCGGCCCCGTCATCACCTCGGAGTCGGCCGACCGGATCGGCGGCATGGTCGCCGCCGCCGTGGACGAGGGCGCCGAGGTCGTGTGCGGCGGCAAGCGCACCACGGCGGACGGCTGCGACGGCGGCGCCTTCTTCCAGCCCACCGTGCTGGCCGGCGTCCGCCCCGACCACCGCATCGCCCGCGAGGAGGTCTTCGGCCCGGTCCTCGCCGTGCTGGAGGTGACCGACATCGGCGACGCCGTCGACATCGTCAACAGCGTCGAGTACGGCCTGTCGGCCGCCGTCTACACCAGGGACATCAACGCCGCCCTGAACGCCGTCGCCGGCATCGACACGGGCATCGTCTACGTGAACGCCCCGACGATCGGGGCCGAGATCCCCCTGCCGTTCGGCGGCACCAAGCACACCGGCAACGGCTACCGCGAGGCCGGCTCCCGGGGCATCGAGCAGTTCAGCGAGATCAAGACCGTGTACGTGGACTACTCCGGCCGCCTCCAGAAGGCACAGATCGACAACCGCCCGCCCGTGGCGGAGAGGGAGGTGTGAGGTGAGCGACGCAGCGACCGCCACCACGGCCGAGTGGCTGGCCAGGGACGAGGCCGCGCTGGCCGGCGTCCTCGCCCGCGTCCACCACGTGGTGGCCGAGCGGGGCGAGGGGTCCTGGCTCGTCGACGTCGAGGGCCGGCGCTTCCTCGACTTCGCCTCGGGCATCGCCGTCACCAACGTCGGCCACTGCCACCCGCGGGTCGTCGAGGCCGTCGTCGAGCAGGCCCGGCGCCTGCTCCACACGTCGGTCGTCACCCACCACCAGCGGTCCATCGAGCTGGCCGAGCGCATCGGCCGGCTGGCCCGGTTCCTCTCCCACCCCCAGGTCTTCCTCTGCAACAGCGGGGCCGAGGCCGTCGACGGGTCGCTGAAGCTGGCCCGCCGGGTGACGGGCAAGCCGGGGGTCATCGCCTTCCGCCGGGCCTTCCACGGCCGCACCCTGGCGGCCACGACGCTGACGACGGCCAAGGGGAAGTACCGGGAGGGCTACGAGCCGTTCCTGCCCTCGGTCCACGTCGCCCCGTACTGCACGACCCTCGGCTTCGACAGCGAGGACGAGGCCGTCGACCGGGCGCTGGCCGAGCTGGACCAGGTCCTCGAGCTCCAGGCGCCGGGCAAGAACGTCGGGGCGATGATCGTCGAGCCGGTGCTCGGCGAGGGCGGCTACGTGCCGCCGCCCCGGCGCTGGCTGGCCGAGCTGCGCCTGCGGTGCGACCGGTGGGGCATCCTCCTCATCTTCGACGAGGTGCAGTGCGGGATGGGCCGCACCGGCCGGCCGTTCGCGGCCGAGACGTTCGACGTGCGGCCCGACGTGGTGCTGTTCGCCAAGGGCGTCGCCTCTGGCCTGCCCCTCGGCGGCATCGTCGCCCCCCGGTCGATCATGGAGCAGTGGCCGCCCGGGGCCCACGGCTCGACCTTCGGCGGCAACCCGGTCGCCTGCGCGGCGGCCATCGCCACCATCGACGTGATGGAGGACGAGGGCGTCTACCACCGGGTCCGCACCCTCGGGCAGCGGGCGCTGGCCCGCCTCCGGGAGGCGACGGAGGGCAACGCCGCCGTCCTCCAGGTGCGCGGGGTCGGCTTCATGCTCGGCGTCGAGCTGGTGGACGCGGCGGCCGCCGAGGCCGTGCAGCGCCGCTGCCTGGACGACGGGCTGATCGTGCTCACCTGCGGCCCGGCCGACAACGTGCTGCGGCTCATCCCGCCCCTGACCGTCACCGAGGACGAGCTGGACCAGGGCCTCGACACCCTGGCCAAGGCGTTCGCCGCCCTGGGCTGACCCTGGACCTGCTCGCCGCCCTGCGGTCCGCCGTCGGGCCGCGGCACGTCCTCGTCGGCGACGCGGCCGCCGGCTTCGCCGTCGACTGGACGGGGCGCTTCGCCGGGCGGGCGGCCGCCGTCGCCCGCCCCGGCTCGGTGGACGAGGTGGCCGCCGTCGTCGACGCCTGCCGGGCCGCCGGCACGGCCCTCGTGCCCCAGGGCGGCAACACCGGGCTGGTGGGCGGGTCGGTGCCGCTCGCCGGCGAGGTCGTGCTGTCGCTCCGGCGGCTCGACGCCGTCGGGGCCGTCGACCCCGTGGCCGGGCAGCTGACGGCCGGCGCCGGCGCGACGATCGCGTCCGTGCAGGCGACGGCCAGGGCCGCCGGGTGGGACTACGGGGTCGACTTCGCGGCGAGGGACGCGGCGACGGTCGGCGGCACGGTGGCGACCAACGCCGGGGGCCTGCGCGTGCTCCGCCACGGCTCGACCAGGGCCCAGCTGCTCGGGGTGGAGGCGGTGCTCGGCGACGGGTCGGTCGTGCGCCGGCTGTCCGGCGTGCTGAAGGACGCCACCGGCTACGACCTCGCCCACCTGCTCTGCGGCAGCGAGGGCACGCTCGGCGTCGTCACCGCCGCCCGCCTGCGGCTCGTGCCCCGCCACGACGAGCGGGTGGTGGCCCTGGTGGCGTTCGGGTCGGTGGGCGACGCGGTCGCCGCCGCCGGCGGCCTCCGGCGCCGGCTGGCCTCGCTGGAGGCCGCCGAGCTGGTCCTCGCCGACGGCGTCGACCTGGTGTGCCCCCATCTCGGCCTGGCCCCGCCGTTCCCGGCCCGGCACGCCGCCCTGCTCACCGTGGAGGCGGCCGCCGCGGAGGACCCGACGGCGGCGCTGGCCGAGGCCGTCGCCGACCTCGACGGGGTGGCCGACGTGGCCGTCGCCGCCGACGGCCCCCGGCGGGCCCGGCTGTGGCGCTACCGGGAGGCCCACACCGAGGCGATCAACCTGATCGGCCCGCCCCACAAGCTCGACGTCGCCCTGCCCCTCGCCCGCCTGGCCGAGTTCGCCGCGGAGGTGCCGGCGGCGGTCGCCCGGGTGGCGCCGTCGGCGCGGACGTGGGTGTTCGGCCACGCCGCCGACGGGAACCTGCACGTGAACGTCACCGGCGTGGCCCCGGGCGACGACGCCGTCGACGAGGCCGTCGTCCGCCTCAGCCTCGCCATGGGCGGCAGCACCGGCGCCGAGCACGGCGTGGGCACGGCCAAGCGCCGGTGGCTGGCCCTCGACCGCTCGCCCGCCGACCTCGCCGCCATGCGGGCCGTCAAGGCCGCCCTCGACCCCGCCGGCATCCTCAACCCGAACGTGCTGCTCCCTTGAGCGACGACTCGACCAGGGCGGCCCGGCTCTACGAGCCGTTCGCCGAGCGCTACCACCTGATCTACGAGGACTGGTGGGCGGCGGCCGAGATCGAGGGCGAGGTGCTCGACAACCTGCTGCGGGCCGAGGGGGTGGCGCCGCCCGGGCCGCTGCTCGACTGCACGTGCGGGATCGGCACCCAGGCGCTGCCCCTCGCCGCCCTGGGGTGGTCGGTGACGGGCACGGACCTGACCCCGGCCGCCGTCGACCGGGCCCGGCGGGAGGCGGCCGAGCGGGGCATCGCCCTCGAGGTCGGGGTGGCCGACGTCCGCCGGCTGGGCGACGCCCTCGGCGACCGCACGTTCGCCGCCGTCCTCACCTGCGACAACGCCCTGCCCCACCTCCAGACCGAGGAGGACCTGGGCGCCGCCCTGGGGTCGATCGCCGGACGGCTGGTGCCCGGCGGGCTGCTCCTCGCCACCGTGCGCGACTACGACGCCGTGCTCGCCGACCGGCCGACCGGGATCGCCCCGTGGACGATGGGGCGCCCCGGGGCCCGGCGGGTGATGACCCAGGCGTGGTGGTGGGACCCGTCGGGGGCGCCCGCCTACGACTTCGACCTGTTCGTGCTGGAGGAGGGGGCCGGCGAGGACGGCGGCTGGCGCACGACCCACGTCGACGGCCGCTACCGGGCCTGGCGGCGGGCCGAGCTGGTCGCCGCCGTCGAGGCCGCCGGGTACGTCGACGTCCGCTGGCTGGCCGAGGGCACGGGCTGGTACCAGCCGGTGATCCTCGCCCGCCGGCCGTCGTGACCGTCGAAGGCGGGCCCTAGCCGGGCAG includes the following:
- a CDS encoding class I SAM-dependent methyltransferase; its protein translation is MSDDSTRAARLYEPFAERYHLIYEDWWAAAEIEGEVLDNLLRAEGVAPPGPLLDCTCGIGTQALPLAALGWSVTGTDLTPAAVDRARREAAERGIALEVGVADVRRLGDALGDRTFAAVLTCDNALPHLQTEEDLGAALGSIAGRLVPGGLLLATVRDYDAVLADRPTGIAPWTMGRPGARRVMTQAWWWDPSGAPAYDFDLFVLEEGAGEDGGWRTTHVDGRYRAWRRAELVAAVEAAGYVDVRWLAEGTGWYQPVILARRPS
- a CDS encoding cupin domain-containing protein, with the protein product MPRLIPSASRVEAAGTPPKLIDEFVGRVNTGTEAVSVAVMRSPEGWEEPGQRPEFDEYTVVLAGLLEVRSEGGEVLEVGEGQAVHVPAGEWVRYASPRPGGAHYVAVCLPAFAPETVHRDA
- a CDS encoding aldehyde dehydrogenase family protein, with amino-acid sequence MTSTFDSVNPARPADVVGTYPNMGADEVDAAVAAAAAAQKEWARVPVPARGEIIARAGDVLERRKAELSRLVATEAGKILVEAGGDVQEAIDMARFVAGQGRAAWGETVPSELGSKLCWTTRQPVGVVGMITPWNFPVAIPSWKIFPALLAGNGVVIKPSEHTPKCAVEFVAACVEAGVPEDLVQVVHGFAEPAQALTVHPGVRALSFTGSVPTGRKVATAAMQNGPRLLSLELGGKNAMVVMPDADLDLAVDGALFGAFGTAGQRCTSTSRLIVHADVADQLVTAIVKRATELRIGDPVDPSTDVGPVITSESADRIGGMVAAAVDEGAEVVCGGKRTTADGCDGGAFFQPTVLAGVRPDHRIAREEVFGPVLAVLEVTDIGDAVDIVNSVEYGLSAAVYTRDINAALNAVAGIDTGIVYVNAPTIGAEIPLPFGGTKHTGNGYREAGSRGIEQFSEIKTVYVDYSGRLQKAQIDNRPPVAEREV
- a CDS encoding FAD-binding oxidoreductase; the protein is MRSAVGPRHVLVGDAAAGFAVDWTGRFAGRAAAVARPGSVDEVAAVVDACRAAGTALVPQGGNTGLVGGSVPLAGEVVLSLRRLDAVGAVDPVAGQLTAGAGATIASVQATARAAGWDYGVDFAARDAATVGGTVATNAGGLRVLRHGSTRAQLLGVEAVLGDGSVVRRLSGVLKDATGYDLAHLLCGSEGTLGVVTAARLRLVPRHDERVVALVAFGSVGDAVAAAGGLRRRLASLEAAELVLADGVDLVCPHLGLAPPFPARHAALLTVEAAAAEDPTAALAEAVADLDGVADVAVAADGPRRARLWRYREAHTEAINLIGPPHKLDVALPLARLAEFAAEVPAAVARVAPSARTWVFGHAADGNLHVNVTGVAPGDDAVDEAVVRLSLAMGGSTGAEHGVGTAKRRWLALDRSPADLAAMRAVKAALDPAGILNPNVLLP
- a CDS encoding gamma-glutamyltransferase; translated protein: MAEPTATRHATGGMVCSVDHLASASGVRVLRAGGSAADAAVATSAVLAVTTQHLCGMGGDLLALVHDPAEPGPPSVLNASGRAGSGADPDRLRAEGHAEMPFRGDVRATPVPGCVDGWLALHERFGRLPLADVLADAVAYAAHGFPASPLLAKAVPSVAGLRGNRLPVDVRPGDLVRRAGVAEALLAVVRNGRDGFYLGDFGEGLVEVGGGEFSEDDLRRVQADWVAPLGADAFGHRLWTVPPNSQGYLTLAGAWIADGLPLPDDPDDPAWAHLLAEAAKQAGHDRTAVLHEHADGEALVAPARLAPRRAAVDPDRARALAAPAAGGGTIYLCTADGAGMAVSLIQSNAAGFGAHVVEPRTGIFLQNRGIGFSLEPGHPAEYGPGRRPPHTLSPALVTTGDGRLRGVVGTMGGDTQPQIVLQLLARWLAAGHSPGTVISAPRWALSGSGTRGFDTWEDPAGIGLRLEHDAPPAWADGLAARGHRVAVADGLDHGFGHAHLIEAGRGGVWGGAADPRALTGAAAGY
- a CDS encoding MurR/RpiR family transcriptional regulator; the encoded protein is MEGRAPADVATRIAERRERLTPAERRVASVVLDDPQVVAFGTVAGLAERAGTSPATVVRFAGKLGLDGFVGLQAGIQEELARQLRPAAERIRQRPPSDVLGRSLDVELENVHRTLEAVDRRSFAAAVARLADRRHRVGVLAAEASHGIAAQVAADLGLVRPGVTLLSGSEVRVDRLLADFDQGDTVLAVDLRRYERWVLATARRAADRGVGIVAVTDSSLSPLADLGGPTFVAAAASAGPFDSHVGILALANALVAAVAARLRVSATRRLDRVEAAWRESGSLVDG
- a CDS encoding aminotransferase class III-fold pyridoxal phosphate-dependent enzyme, which codes for MSDAATATTAEWLARDEAALAGVLARVHHVVAERGEGSWLVDVEGRRFLDFASGIAVTNVGHCHPRVVEAVVEQARRLLHTSVVTHHQRSIELAERIGRLARFLSHPQVFLCNSGAEAVDGSLKLARRVTGKPGVIAFRRAFHGRTLAATTLTTAKGKYREGYEPFLPSVHVAPYCTTLGFDSEDEAVDRALAELDQVLELQAPGKNVGAMIVEPVLGEGGYVPPPRRWLAELRLRCDRWGILLIFDEVQCGMGRTGRPFAAETFDVRPDVVLFAKGVASGLPLGGIVAPRSIMEQWPPGAHGSTFGGNPVACAAAIATIDVMEDEGVYHRVRTLGQRALARLREATEGNAAVLQVRGVGFMLGVELVDAAAAEAVQRRCLDDGLIVLTCGPADNVLRLIPPLTVTEDELDQGLDTLAKAFAALG